Below is a window of Aphelocoma coerulescens isolate FSJ_1873_10779 chromosome 29, UR_Acoe_1.0, whole genome shotgun sequence DNA.
tttttttgcatttttgggctcttttctGTGTTCTCCACTAAAGCAGCACTGTTCCCTCCATGGCCAAACCTAAACAGACCCAAAGCTTTTCAATCCTGATCCTTTCAAACTCCTGCATATCTGCACCCTCACGGAATGCAGCTGCGAAATCCTTTGTCCAGCAGGCCCCAGCCGTTGTCCCCGTTAGCTGTCGGAGCTCTAACGCAGCTTCTCTCTGGCTGTTAAGGACACATCACCATTGTCAACTACCTCCTCAACTACTACCCTGCGCTCGAGGTGGACCAGCGAGACCCCCGGGGCCTGACGGCGTTGATGAAGGCAGCGGTGCAGGGGCGGCAGGACTGCGTCACCGCGCTGCTCCTGGCGGGTGAGCGCCTCCCCAGGGGCTCCCCGGGGTTTCGGGAAGGGGTGGCTCTGCTGCTCAGGGTGGGGTGTCGAGGTGATGCTCTCCGCTGTCTCCAGGAGCTGACCTGCAAGCGGTGGATGCCGTGAAGGGGAAGACGGCCAGGGAATGGGCGACCTTCACCGGCCGCTTCGAGACAACCGTGCGCATCCGGACCCTCCTGCGGCGCCCGCGCGCGGAGCAGTTTGGAACCCAGTACCAGCCCGAGTGGCCGGCCCTGGCCGAGCTGGTGGCCAAGGCCCTGAGCCCCAAATCCAGGAGCAAGAGGCTGTCGGAGAAGATCCGATCCATGTTCACCTTCAACATCCCCCGCGATGCCGAGGAGGACGGTGTGATGGACCACATGGTGAGGATGACCACGTCCCTTGCCAGCCCCTTCGTGGCCACTGCTTGCCAAACCATCTGCCCCGACAGCCCGCCCGAGGTGGGCAAGCGCAGGCTGTCCGTGCCGGAGATCCTCGGGCAGCACGTGCCGGATCCAGAGGACGAGTCAGAGGCGTCCTCACGCCCCAGCACCGCGGGATCATCCTGCAATGGCCAAGCCGTGTCCGGGGTCCGGCCGCTGCCGCCGCGCCAGCCGCCCAGCCGCCTCCTGAGCTTCCTCCCGCTGTGGCTGCGGCGTGGGAACATCGTCTTCCCTGAGCCCATCCCCAAAATCAAAGTGAGCAAGACCTCCGAGTCCTCCGCCAGGGAGCGGAAGCCGCGTGTGAAGGACAAGAACCTGCTGCAGCCGCCTCAGTGGAGGTACAAGGTGCtgaaggaggagaagagagcGGCTGAGGAGGCCAAGGGcggggagaagaagaagaagaaaaagaagaagaaaggttaAGGCAGGAGGTGTCGGGGTGGGGACAAGGGTCTCGCTGTCCCCTTGGATCCGCTGGCTTCTCTGGCACAGGGGTGGTTTTGTTCCCGGTGGATGGGAATGTCCAAGGGAGGAGGATGCACCCAGCTGAAATATCCCCGAGGGTTCACAGGCCCCTGCCTGGCCTCTTGTCCTCTCCACCCCAAGGGTGGCCACCCTAGCATGGTACATGTCGTGCTGGGCACTTCCGTGCTGAGACCCTGCACCGAGCTCCAGGGATGCCAGGGAGCAGGACTGTGGCACGAGTCCTTcctctgttttttcctcttctttttttttcccttttttcctgcctctttgaTCTCCCCCAGCTCTCGATTCCACAGCGTGCGTTGGAATGTGGCTGAGCAAATTAAAATGGAAGTGGTTGCCATGTTAACGGGATTGATTCCATGAATAAAGCTCGGGGTtgctgtggggctggcaggaaCGCTCCCCCTTTGCTGCCAGTGTCCCCTGGCTACCCTGTCACATCCTCAGTGACGTTCCCCGCTCCCGTGTGCTCCTGTGTGGTGGATGGATACACCAGGGCTCAGCACAGCTCCACGCTGCGGAAGGAGCACCAGCTGCCAGGCACAGGCTGGAAACCAAGCGAAACCAAGCCTGGGGTACTCGTGGgctccatccccagctccccccagagcTCCAACTCTGCCAgcgctgcagcagcagggtgcTGGTGTTCCCGTATTTCCAGGTCCTCTCAaatccagctccatcccagggTGCAGGAGCGCGAAGCTGCGGTGCTGGCTCGTGCAGCGTGGGCAGAGTTTGACTCCAGGAGGGCGATGGGCCGTGTCACGGTGCTCGGAGCAAAAGTTACCCAGGTCATAAATAATTCTTGGCCAGGTGTGGAGCCCCCTCCTTGCaccaccccctttttagggGCACGGGAGTCCACGCTCCCCATtttgaggctgcagctctgccctttgTGGGGCGCTGGGAGGTTTGGGCTGGGCCGCAGGTGGGGAAGCATTCCCGTGGGGAAGAAGCTGCAGCGTCCCCGGCTGTTCCCCTCTATCCCTTGGCTCGCTCGGGCTCCCCGGCACGTGGCTGCCCTCCTTCGCCAGCTCCCTGCGGCTCGCAGATgagccgggggcgggcggcACATGGAGCAGCCGTGGCATGAGCCgtgccagcctggctcctgccacgcagggggaagggagagaggggcTCCCGCCGGCCCCTCATCCCCCTCTGCCGCCACGGGGGTGGCTCAGTGAGACCCCAAGGGACGGCTGGATGTGCCTGCGGAGGGTCCGGCTGTGGTGCAGGGATGCCCCTTCCCTTCTGCAGGATGAAATCACAGCGATGAGCACCCGGAGGATGAAGGAAAGTCTCACTTTGGCTTCAAGGGGTGACGGGAGGTTGTTCCAGGGCTGGCATGGGACCGTGGGTCGTGGTGCTGTTTGAGTGGTGCCCAGCGCCGCTGATTCACCCTGTGTGCCCCAGACAAGGGCTGGAACTGGGGCAGGAGCCTGCGGAGGGTTTGATTTGCCCATCACCTTCCTCTACAGTCAATCCCACTCTGGAGGAATTCACTTTCCCACGGCGAcagtgccagagctgcagctgggccCAGGTctcccacccatccctgcccttcgAGTCGCCCAGGATTAGGATTTAGGAACTTTCAGAAATTCTTGAGTGTTTATCCCCCCAGCGATGGTTAATGATTTAAAAAGGAAGGTGGCCCATTTGAAAGATGCAGTTGCAGGGATcaaagcagccagcagcagcgcTTGCCAGAGAGCTGGCGTGCTCGCCTGCCCAGAATAACTCCTGCCCGCCGCCGCAAAAGCAGGATGCCCTGTGTCTGCTCCCATGGAAGGGATGCAAGAACCATCCAGGAATAACCCCGGGAGGGGCCAATCCGGCCGGATCACTGAGACCCGCCTGGAGCAGAGATGGTCACGGAGATAAGGTGTCTGCAGGCACCAGTTTCCTCCCGGGCAGCCCCTATCTGATGGAAACTGCCCATTTCCCCCGCGCCGCTTCGCAAAGCTCCCGGTCCCGCACGGGCAAAGTCACGTGTGAAGGTCCTTCATGTTTTATCCTGGTTttgtgcttttgtttgtttaaatctCCTAGATCGCGGCTGATAGCGGGGCCAGGCGGCCGGCGAGATTCAAAGCTCCGCCGCCACCGTGTCCCGGCCCGGGGAGGCTCCGGGTGTGGGTTCGTGATGCGGTTGGGGCTGGTGATGCGGCGGCAGAGGGGAGGTAAATCAGGCCCGGTCACCGCCTTAGGAAAGAGGCTGCGATGCAGGAGCGGTCACCGTGCCGGGAAGCAGCCGGCAGAAAGGCGGGGATGGGGCTTGGGATGGCTCTGGAGGGAGAGGTGGGAGGGCgggaggagggagaagcagctgagatTGGGGTGACCCAAAGAACAGCCCCGAAAGTGGCAAAACGGGAAGCAGCGCTTCCGCTGCCCACGGTCCCGTGCTGGGGGAGTGGGAAGTGCCCGGGCTCTGGCCGTGGGAACGGCCCTGCCGACGGTGTCCCAGCGCCCGCCACCGTCCCGGTGCTCGCCACCACGGCGCCGTGTGGGAGcagcggggctgtgccagggcagggcaccAAGCGAAGCCTCTCAGGCCACCGTGCCCTGCTCCATGCCCGCAGCCAGGGCTCCGCATCTCCAGTGGAGCGGCCATTCGGTGCCACGCCCTGATGCCACCAGGGTGAAATCctcccctgccctccagcaCTGCACCCTGGAATTGCTGGGGCCAGCATGGAATAACCAGGGAGCCCCTTGGCTCTGCCACGGTGCTCCATCCCCatgagggctggagcaggagggagggcCAAGCAGGTCAAGGTCATTCCCACAGCATCGCTCTAgaacattcccatccccacccctgtCAAAGCAACCGGCTGTGCTCCTGCTAAAGACCTTGGGATGCTTGGGGTGAAGTGGTGGTGGCCATGCCCATACCATGGCATAGGGTTTGCCATGGAAACTGGGAAACTGGGGTGGGAAAGCCCTTGGTGAAGGACAAGGAGGGAGTAACAGGCAGGGGAAAGCAACCAGGATGGAGCTGGGGCCCGGTgagcgggaggaagggaggcTGGTCGTGGCTGTGTGCTCAGCAATAGGAAATGCTTTATTAGCTGGGAGTGGTGGAGAGAAGCCAGGCAGGAAGAGGCAGTaataagaaacatttttttgacTTCTCCCACATCCAgaccacagagcagctgccaaaCGGCTGCGTCGGACAACGGGGTCGCCAAGCCGAGCCCCTGCAGCCAGGCCGGGAAGGGTGACATTCCCCCAGCGGGACGGGCACGGCCGTGGGAGCCCCCACGGTGACAGGATGGGTGGCGGGAGGGGAGCAGATCCATGAAGATCCTCCGAGTCGGGGCTCAGGGCACGGAGCAAAGCTGCCCTGGCTGAGCCAGATCCGCGAGCGGGATCGCGGCCGGGAGAGCCTCGCCAGGGCCGGGCAGTGCCGTGGGCTCCCGCAGGACGTGGATGCTGTAGGTGAGTGGGGAAGAGCCACGCGCTCGTGGGGTCTGGGGCTGCACCGAGCTCAGCGCTTCCCTCCTGATTTGCCCCTGAAATCGGGATTTGGCTCCGTTTTCTTTGTGTTCCGTGGGACGCTGGTGTTGACATCAGGGTTGAGAGGCTGGAATTTGGGCCAGGGGCGTGAATCTGGGTTCACACCAGTGTGGTGGTGGCAGGATCTGTCCCCAGGTCCTTGCTAAAGAGCTGGAGTAATAAGCAACTGCAACGGAAAGGCTGGAATTGacatgggaaatggggaatttgggtgtATTTTGAAAAGGCatgggggaaaatgagggaaagtTGAGAGCTCTGCTAGCGAGGGCTGCAGCGGGCAGTGGGCTCCAGCACCACAGGATGTGCCGCCTCGATGCTCCCCTTCTGCACAGCCAAATCCCAGGTCTCTCAGAGGAGGGGTGGGCAAGGAAGACCCCAAAGGGCACTAAAGAGGCTCCATCTCCAAAGCCAGTCTGGGGAGAGCCCACCATGGAGCCCTTTCACAGTGTGGGCACTGGAGCCCGCTGTAAGGCCGGGGCAGCCACACTGCccttgtccctgctctgcacgAGGAGCTGCAGGCGATGCCACCCCCACACCGAGGTGACCCCGAGCGGGTTTTGCTGCTCTCTTTGTGTGCTGCACGTTCCTGGGATGGTGATTCCCCATCAGCGAGAGGGGCCGGGGTGGAGGAGCCCACGGAAGGGTGAATTCTGCATCCGTGAcctgcctgcagctgcgggcagggaaaggaaaacctCCAGCTGTGCCTGAAGCCAGGCTGGAGCCTTGGTGTCCGTGGCAAAGCTCCTGCCAGCTCTGTCCTGCTGTCCATCCCGTCCTTCATCGCTGCGGCCGGTACACGCCCGGCTCACCTGGCTGGCACCGGCGCTGGCACGGGGGTCTCGGCTGTGTGGGACCCCCTGCGAAAaggtggcacagggagctgAGTCGTGAGCCACATCCTGTGGCTGAGCCCCCTGTCAGCAGCAGAAACCACAGGGGAGGGCGGAGGAGCTGGGATTGAGAAGCTCGGCCGAGCTGCCCTGGTAAGAGCAGGGAGCCCTGAACCATCCCGCACATcccggggctgtgcccagccaccctTCCCTGAACCCCTCTTGTCTCCTGCTCcgttttccctttgctttttcctccaTGGGGTCATGGGGAAATTCCTCTTCCACAGGGCTGGTTCTTGGTCCAGaccctccagctgcagcacggCTGCCTCTTGCTCCCAGCCACTCCTGCCAgcacccatgtcccatcccACAGGTTTCCCttgggggtttttccttctcctgatGCTACAAATCCCAGAGAATATAATACAGCACCCGGCCAGGCTGGGTAAGATGCTCTAGATGTCAGGAGGGCTCGTGAGCTGCAGTTCctgaagagaaaggaggaaggaaggggcagGGATGGGTACACCAGGACTGGTTGGTGCCACTGCTGAAGAACCCGGGATGTTTTTCCTGTGGGATGCCAGGAATGACTCCGGATTAAGGTTTGCTCTCGGTAATGACGACGATCCATGCGATGTTTCGTACACAGCAGAGTTTTGGGTGAGGCCCTGCCTGCTTTGTATTTCATGGCAAATATCCTGCAGCTGTCTAATGGCTCAGGATTTTGTGGAAGTGGCTCCAAGGAGGGAATTCACCACCTGGGAGACTCAGCTTCCCTTTGAAAACCTGCATCCTGGAGCTCTCAGGATTGCGACAAGTGCGGTGCTCGGCAGCATCCCGGCGGTCGGGATtcagcagcccagctccagaggggttgaagttttaaaa
It encodes the following:
- the ANKRD33 gene encoding photoreceptor ankyrin repeat protein, with translation MTDACSGGEHAAVPTSSLDASDPELHYEEEDEEEEDALSESSEPSDTSSIFSDDSVYPCYEVSPEADGAEVLSLYQCCARNDAKLVWERLERGVTRSEATELDINGRNGLMVACSKGFVDIVPLLRKCPYINVNQQDNDGNTALMMAAQAGHITIVNYLLNYYPALEVDQRDPRGLTALMKAAVQGRQDCVTALLLAGADLQAVDAVKGKTAREWATFTGRFETTVRIRTLLRRPRAEQFGTQYQPEWPALAELVAKALSPKSRSKRLSEKIRSMFTFNIPRDAEEDGVMDHMVRMTTSLASPFVATACQTICPDSPPEVGKRRLSVPEILGQHVPDPEDESEASSRPSTAGSSCNGQAVSGVRPLPPRQPPSRLLSFLPLWLRRGNIVFPEPIPKIKVSKTSESSARERKPRVKDKNLLQPPQWRYKVLKEEKRAAEEAKGGEKKKKKKKKKG